From Amphiprion ocellaris isolate individual 3 ecotype Okinawa chromosome 10, ASM2253959v1, whole genome shotgun sequence, one genomic window encodes:
- the fabp6 gene encoding gastrotropin yields MAFAGKWETETQEGYDAFCKLLGIPDDIIEKGRDYKLITEVTQDGNDFSWTQIYPTNAKVTNKFTIGKECDMETIGGKKFKATVSMDGGKLSVTFPNYHHTSEICGGKLVETSTAGSVVLKRTSKKL; encoded by the exons ATGGCCTTCGCCGGAAAATGGGAAACTGAGACCCAGGAGGGATACGACGCTTTCTGCAAGCTGCTCG GTATCCCCGACGACATCATCGAGAAGGGCCGCGACTACAAGCTGATCACAGAGGTCACTCAGGATGGAAACGACTTCAGCTGGACCCAGATCTACCCCACCAACGCTAAGGTCACCAACAAGTTCACCATTGGCAAGGAGTGCGACATGGAGACCATCGGAGGGAAGAAATTCAAG GCCACAGTGTCCATGGACGGAGGCAAGCTGAGCGTGACCTTCCCCAACTACCACCATACCTCGGAGATCTGCGGTGGCAAGCTCGTCGAG acCTCCACAGCCGGCTCCGTCGTGCTGAAGAGAACCAGCAAGAAGCTCTAA